In Vitis riparia cultivar Riparia Gloire de Montpellier isolate 1030 chromosome 19, EGFV_Vit.rip_1.0, whole genome shotgun sequence, the following proteins share a genomic window:
- the LOC117908273 gene encoding loricrin-like → MKAYAIVLIACGSAAIAIVVLCCLCMGGRQRKRPTVERSVARPSARGMERGQNSQNVGSKDGEMVIFAGAGAAIATTSVVTASSGDDGGGGSGDDGGGCGGCGGCGGCGG, encoded by the coding sequence ATGAAAGCATATGCTATTGTTCTCATAGCTTGCGGGTCTGCGGCCATAGCAATTGTAGTATTGTGTTGTCTGTGCATGGGAGGCAGACAAAGGAAACGCCCGACTGTAGAGAGGAGTGTAGCTCGCCCGTCAGCTCGAGGTATGGAAAGGGGACAGAACTCCCAAAACGTTGGCTCAAAAGATGGTGAAATGGTGATTTTTGCAGGAGCAGGTGCTGCTATAGCCACTACTAGTGTTGTAACTGCTAGCAGTGGTGATGATGGTGGTGGCGGATCTGGAGATGATGGTGGTGGTTGTGGTGGCTGTGGTGGCTGCGGTGGCTGTGGTGGATGA